One part of the Candidatus Bathyarchaeota archaeon genome encodes these proteins:
- a CDS encoding signal peptidase I, whose protein sequence is MTQTKGINPKTREVIKLLVLSALVISLSYCGWATLKLAWSTEHPILVVVSGSMIPTLNVGDIIFIKGVTPKEINVGTIMVFHSPKDYDTLIVHRVVEKIDKGGVTYFKTKGDYNRYIDSWEVPESHIVGVFTGRIPYVGVIVMRLREPAGTTFIIILIVILIVYEVYNSGVKRKPPTGETRVRHHRHHHHLELRCFMDFNRGAPG, encoded by the coding sequence ATGACTCAAACTAAGGGAATAAATCCTAAAACCAGAGAGGTAATAAAACTATTGGTTCTGTCAGCCCTCGTGATATCGCTCTCATACTGTGGTTGGGCTACCCTCAAATTAGCGTGGTCAACGGAGCATCCCATCCTTGTTGTAGTCTCAGGGAGCATGATTCCAACATTGAATGTCGGAGATATAATATTCATCAAGGGAGTGACGCCCAAAGAGATCAATGTAGGTACAATAATGGTTTTCCACAGCCCAAAAGACTACGATACACTGATAGTTCATAGGGTCGTGGAGAAGATCGATAAGGGTGGAGTAACCTACTTTAAGACAAAGGGAGACTACAATAGATATATCGATAGTTGGGAGGTTCCGGAGAGCCACATTGTAGGTGTCTTCACTGGGCGAATTCCATACGTTGGAGTTATAGTCATGAGGTTACGCGAGCCTGCAGGGACCACTTTCATAATAATTCTGATAGTAATCCTGATAGTGTACGAAGTGTATAATTCAGGCGTAAAGAGAAAACCCCCTACGGGGGAGACAAGGGTTAGGCATCATCGTCATCATCATCATCTAGAATTAAGATGTTTCATGGATTTCAATAGAGGAGCTCCAGGTTAA
- a CDS encoding helix-turn-helix transcriptional regulator — MLSKICLIRGTGSRGLEPMSDNPDRLWRERLIRNHLDLIVLWLLNAKPRWGYEINIEIRERFEVYLSAGTLYPLLHSLEEKRYVEGVWESDKGRGRRIYKITPEGALYLNAGSRAMQEFMRKMLAGPFE, encoded by the coding sequence ATGCTCAGTAAAATATGTCTTATTAGAGGCACCGGCTCCAGAGGCTTGGAACCAATGAGCGACAATCCAGATAGGCTGTGGAGGGAGCGGCTGATAAGGAACCATCTAGACTTGATAGTTCTCTGGTTGCTGAACGCCAAGCCTCGATGGGGATACGAAATAAATATCGAGATCAGAGAGAGATTCGAGGTATACTTGAGTGCAGGAACTTTATACCCGCTCCTACACAGTCTAGAAGAGAAAAGGTATGTAGAGGGAGTATGGGAGTCTGATAAGGGAAGGGGTAGACGAATATACAAGATAACGCCGGAGGGGGCTTTATACTTGAATGCAGGGTCGAGGGCTATGCAAGAGTTCATGAGGAAAATGTTGGCTGGACCGTTTGAATGA